CACGAGATCTGGGTGCCGACGCGTTTTGTCGCTGATGCCTTTCGGCCCGATACGAACCTGCCGATCAAGATCGTGCCGCATATCGTTCCCATGCCGTCGCCGTCTTCTCGCACGCGGGCGGAGTTCGGCATCAGCGACGAGGCCTTTGTGGTCGTTGCCGCTTTCAACCTGGATTCGAGCATTGGCAGGAAGAATCCCTTGGCGTCGATAGCGGCGTTTCGCCAGGCCTTCGGCGACGACCCGAAGTTTCAGATGGTACTCAAGGTGTCGTCCGTCAAACGCCACGCAGAGGCCTCAGATGCGCTGGATCGGGCGATTGACGGGGTGGCGAACATTCAAATCTTGCACGAAACGCTCAGCAGGCCCGACATGTCCGCCCTGCTCAACTGCTGTGACGTTGTGATATCCCTGCACAGGTCTGAAGGATTCGCGTTGGTGCCGGCGGAGGCGATGCTTCTCGGCAAGCCCGTGATTGCGACGGGCTGGTCGGGCAACGTCGACTTCATGACCGATGAAAACTCGGCTTTGGTGAAGTACCGCCTTGTTCCCGTAAGGGACCAATTCAGCCGAATCTACAGCGAATCCGAGAACCCCAATCAGAATTGGGCGGACCCCAACATCGACGATGCGGCCCATTGGCTGCGTCGTTTTGCGGACGATCCGGATCTACGAGGGCGAATCGGCGCAAGAGCAGCGCTGGACGCAAGGCAGATTTTCAGTGTATCGAACTACGCCCGATCCGCAGGGCTTGGGGCGCGCACTGAAGGATGCGCCGCCTAAACGGACCGATGAGCAGAGGCACCTTCGTCGTTGCGAGGTTGGCACGCAGTGAGGATCGGATCATTCCTGTAGTGTGAACGGCCGTCAGAACAGGAGCGTTCTGGCGGTGTCAGAAATGGGACAATCATAAATGGCAGATACCGAACCTTTTCTCTATCCGCTCGCTTGCGATAGCTGGGACCAGGAGGAAGTAGCCGTTCTCAAGCAGATCGCCGAGAGCGGCTTTCAAACCATGGGCGGGCATGTCAGGGCCTTCGAACAGGCCTTCGCCGATTACATGGGCCGGAAACACGCCGTCATGGTCAATTCCGGTTCTTCCGCGAACCTCCTGGCGATTTCGGCGCTGCGATACAGAGAAACGGCGCCGATGGAGCCCGGTGACGAGGTCATCGTCCCGACCGTTTCCTGGAGCACCACCTATTATCCGATCCTCCAGAACAATCTGAAAGCGGTCTTTGTCGATATTGCGCCTGATACCCTGAACATCGACGTCGAGCTCGTTCGCAAGGCGATCACGCCGCGGACGCGCGCCATCTTCTGCGTCAGCTTGCTCGGGAATCCGCCGGACCTGGCCGCCTTGACAGACCTCTGCAAGCAACACGACCTCTACCTCGTCCAGGACAATGCGGAATCTCTTGGCGCGAAGATCGACGGCACCGAGATCGGCGGCATGGGACATGCTTGCACCTACAGTTTCTACTTTTCCCATCACATGTCGACCGTCGAGGGCGGCATGGTGGTAACAGATGACGATGAAACCTATCACACGCTGCTCTCGCTTCGGTCCCATGGTTGGGTGCGTGACCAGCCTGAAGACAGCCACCTCTATTTCCAGGACGACGACCCGCTCTACCAACTGTTTCGCTTCACCCTGCCTGGTTACAACTTGAGGCCCACAGAGTTCTCCGGCGGTCTGGGCAATGTGCAGCTCAAGAAGCTCGACGGCTTTGTTGCGGCACGGCGCAGGAACGCATCCATTTTCAGAGAGACCTTTGAGAGCCATCCGAACCTTCGAATCCAACGCGAATTCGGAGAATCCTCTTGGTTCGGCTTTTCATTGATCTTGAGTGGTGCTTGGAAGGGGCGGCGAAAGGAAATCGCTAAGCACCTGATGAGCAAGCGGGTCCAGGTCCGCCCTATCGTGGCTGGTAACTTTCTTCGGAATCCGGTGATCAAGTACTTTGATCAGGTCGCGCCCTTTGGCAGCAAGATCGCTGACGAGATCGACACGAATGGCTTCTTCGTGGGCAACAATCACGAGGATCTGGGCGAGAAGATTGCCTATCTGCATCAGGTCTTGTCGGAGACCGATGCGTGATCATTTTCGATGTTACGGTCCTTTACCACCATCGTGGCCGTGTCACCGGCATCCCGAGAGTGGTGCAAAAGTACGCCGCTTCCTTTTCTCGGTTTTCAAGCGTTCGCTTTGTCTA
This genomic interval from Kiloniellales bacterium contains the following:
- a CDS encoding glycosyltransferase family 4 protein, producing MKVESFDYRAKSWLPVPPEVRWYTSRRSLKRLLRGQKPKPMPVSISPVAPPFETPLIVAGLFRSVTGIGQSARLCVRTLQELGCPVSYCDLSSSFNQGHFQIEFDAPKARPGDPGSILLHLNPPEVPRALAMMGRRLVSDRRVIGYWHWELPRAPVSWMPVLEKVHEIWVPTRFVADAFRPDTNLPIKIVPHIVPMPSPSSRTRAEFGISDEAFVVVAAFNLDSSIGRKNPLASIAAFRQAFGDDPKFQMVLKVSSVKRHAEASDALDRAIDGVANIQILHETLSRPDMSALLNCCDVVISLHRSEGFALVPAEAMLLGKPVIATGWSGNVDFMTDENSALVKYRLVPVRDQFSRIYSESENPNQNWADPNIDDAAHWLRRFADDPDLRGRIGARAALDARQIFSVSNYARSAGLGARTEGCAA
- a CDS encoding DegT/DnrJ/EryC1/StrS family aminotransferase; the encoded protein is MADTEPFLYPLACDSWDQEEVAVLKQIAESGFQTMGGHVRAFEQAFADYMGRKHAVMVNSGSSANLLAISALRYRETAPMEPGDEVIVPTVSWSTTYYPILQNNLKAVFVDIAPDTLNIDVELVRKAITPRTRAIFCVSLLGNPPDLAALTDLCKQHDLYLVQDNAESLGAKIDGTEIGGMGHACTYSFYFSHHMSTVEGGMVVTDDDETYHTLLSLRSHGWVRDQPEDSHLYFQDDDPLYQLFRFTLPGYNLRPTEFSGGLGNVQLKKLDGFVAARRRNASIFRETFESHPNLRIQREFGESSWFGFSLILSGAWKGRRKEIAKHLMSKRVQVRPIVAGNFLRNPVIKYFDQVAPFGSKIADEIDTNGFFVGNNHEDLGEKIAYLHQVLSETDA